A window of the Lolium perenne isolate Kyuss_39 chromosome 7, Kyuss_2.0, whole genome shotgun sequence genome harbors these coding sequences:
- the LOC139833810 gene encoding uncharacterized protein: protein MTGCVLCTRIWLLVNVPAQKVRFTAHLLEGPAAQWWETYQITHPLEGLTWDMFKEGFRNAHISSGIMNLKRDEFRGLKQGNRSLKEYMDDFCSLSRYAPEDIDTDAKRKDKFLSGLSGELKIPLSVAYAPNYQALLDQAITLDNNIKKEESRKRKYSANKYNSGTAQKKPHYHENNGGHNHHRYGNGHNTNGHNHSGGNRGTISVYKGNGHNGHNHGNGQHRHNQEPKRDVSQVTCFKCKNKGHYATECPEKKADEADKPNPFQKGHANHVNVEEVYDEPDAVIEELPGMPPDRDVEFLIELIPGTGPIAKRPYPMAVNELKELKLQLDEHLKKGFILPSSSPWGAPVLFVEKKDSTQRLVTDFRAINEVTIKNKYPLPKINELFDQLEGAVVFSKIDLRSGYFQMKVREMDIPKTAFVTRYGSYEYTKELNMRQRRWLELIKDYDLSLQYHPGKANVVADALSRKVYVNGLTAGELPEDLCKGFKELRLEVVAEGFLASLEVQPMLQDKIREAQKGDKVMEEIKTNLNEGKAKGFRVDDQGTVWFEKRICVPQDDALRKLILQEAHDSPYSIHPGNTKMYMDVKERFWWNNLKRDIAEYIAKCDVCSRVKAEHQKPAGLLQPLPVPDWKWEQIGMDFISGYLEPNQDMIQFGL, encoded by the exons ATGACTGGCTGCGTTCTGTGCACAAGGATCTGGTTACTTGTGAATGTACCGGCGCAGAAGGTGAGATTCACTGCTCATCTGCTCGAGGGACCAGCAGCACAGTGGTGGGAGACCTATCAGATAACACATCCTCTAGAGGGACTCACTTGGGATATGTTCAAGGAAGGATTCCGTAATGCACACATATCGTCGGGAATCATGAACTTAaaaagggatgaattccgtgggcTGAAACAAGGCAACCGATCCCTAAAGGAGTATATGGATGATTTCTGTTCCCTGTCACGTTATGCTCCGGAAGATATTGATACTGACGCAAAGAGAAAGGATAAATTTCTTAGTGGACTCAGTGGAGAACTGAAGATACCGTTGTCAGTTGCTTATGCTCCAAATTATCAGGCTCTTCTAGATCAAGCCATCACTTTGGATAACAACATCAAGAAAGAGGAGAGCAGGAAGAGGAAGTACAGTGCTAACAAGTACAACTCGGGCACTGCTCAGAAGAAACCTCACTACCATGAGAACAATGGTGGACATAACCACCACAGGTATGGGAATGGCCACAACACCAATGGTCATAACCACAGTGGTGGAAACAGAGGAACCATTTCGGTATACAAAGGAAATGGTCACAACGGACACAATCATGGCAATGGACAGCATCGCCATAATCAGGAGCCAAAGAGAGATGTTAGTCAGGTGACCTGCTTCAAATGCAAGAACAAGGGACACTATGCAACTGAATGCCCAGAGAAGAAGGCCGATGAAGCTGACAAGCCCAACCCGTTCCAGAAGGGGCATGCGAATCATGTCAACGTGGAGGAGGTGTATGATGAACCTGATGCTGTCATTG AAGagttaccgggaatgccacccgatagagatgtAGAATTTCTCATCGAGCTGATACCCGGAACAGGACCGATAGCCAAGAGGCCATATCCCATGGCCGTAAATGAATTAAAGGAACTTAAGTTACAACTAGATGAACACTTGAAGAAGGGATTTATTCTCCCAAGCTCATCACCTTGGGGCGCCCCAGTGTTATTtgtagagaagaaggacagtACACAAAGGCTAGTCACAGACTTCCGAGCAATAAATGAAGTGACCATAAAGAACAAATACCCACTACCCAAGATTAATGAGCTCTTCGATCAGTTAGAAGGAGCTGTTGTGTTCTCTAAGATCGATCTTCGATCAGGATACTTTCAGATGAAAGTTAGAGAGATGGACATACCCAAGACAGCATTTGTCACTAGATATGGCTCGTATGAGTACAca aaggagttgaacatgagacagagGAGATGGTTAGAATTGATTAAAGACTATGATCTGAGTTTGCAATATCATCCGGGAAAAGCTAATGTAGTGGCCGATGCATTAAGCCGCAAGGTCTATGTCAATGGCCTAACCGCGGGGGAGCTGCCAGAAGACTTATGTAAGGGGTTTAAGGAGCTTAGACTAGAGGTGGTAGCTGAAGGATTCCTAGCATCGCTAGAGGTGCAACCGATGTTGCAGGATAAAATCCGAGAAGCTCAGAAGGGAGATAAAGTTATGGAGGAAATCAAGACCAACCTGAATGAAGGCAAGGCCAAGGGATTCCGTGTAGATGACCAAGGTACCGTGTGGTTTGAGAAACGGATTTGCGTACCGCAAGATGATGCCCTCAGGAAGTTGATATTACAGGAGGCGCATGACTCtccttattccatacatccgggtaaCACCAAGATGTATATGGATGTAAAAGAGAGATTTTGGTGGAATAACCTGAAGAGAGATATCGCGGAATACATTGCTAAATGTGATGTATGCAGTCGAGTGAAGGCGGAACATCAGAAACCAGCAGGATTGCTACAGCCTTTACCAGTGCCAGACTGGAAATGGGAACaaataggaatggacttcatcagtgGCTACCTCGAACCAAATCAGGATATGATTCAATTTGGGTTATAG